The nucleotide sequence TCACTCTTATACTTGTTCCCTAGCTTAATTGACTTCTGAGAGTCTCCTTCTCGCGTTCCTTCCTCCCAAAGTGGTCGCATGCCCACGTCTTCGTCTCCAGATTTCCTGCTCTGAAATTCCAAAGTCATTGTGGAAATGCGACAGTCGCTTAAAAGTGAAAATCAGCTCTCATAGATTTCACTACATACTTAGAAGTTATGTGCTGCTGTTGCTCTCTCACTCATATACTTGTTCCCTAGCTTGTCCATAATTTTTCTAGGGTTAGCTTGCTTTAACATAATAATAATCTGGTACTTAGAAGTTATGTGCTGCTGTTGCTCTGACACATAGTACAGTATGTAGACTACGGTCATCCTTGCCTGGACCTCATCATATATTTTGTCTTTCCATATATGATAAATCTCATGTATCATTTCCTGCTGAAAACATGTGTAGCATGCTAGCCCCAACATGCATATGCAATTTTCCGACACTTTGCTCCACTTGTCATATTCTCTCGTTCCTAGGTCCTCATGAACCCACACTATTGATCTCTGTTTGGTTTCATTTGTGTTGCTAAGATGGTTTCAAGAAAAAAACTTACTTATCGTTAGTCTGGAGTTATTTAAGCTTGATGTATACATTTCAGCTTTGCGCATGTGTGAATATGTTTCAACTGATGAAGCTTTATGGTAATTAGTGAAGCTTGGGGGTTTCTTGACTTGTCTGGTATTTATGGTCTTTTATGTTTTCGCTTGCTGCAGACCTGGTTCATGTCTTCTCGTCTGTGCCAAGGCACCTCAACTTCATCGATCACACTAGTGATATTGGATGGAAAGAGTATGTACTATCTGAACTTACTAAGAATTTAGCTGCACTGGTATTAGTTTCACCAATATATTGTTTGCAGGTCTCAGAGAGTGCAACCAGTCATAGTAGATGCTGGGATATACCTGGCTGGCAGGAATCAGTTCTTCCAATCCACAGAGAAACGGGCAACCCCAGATGGTTTCAAATTCTTCACaggtattattattattatacctCTGCTTCCACTTCCCTGGCCTTCCTTTCGAGCAATTATTTTACATCCTTATGTGTACTCCATCTGTGATAGGTTCTCCTTGGGTCATTCTGAATCGGAGGTTTATAGAGTACTGCATTTTCGGATGGGAGAACCTCCCTCGGACCCTTCTCATGTACTTCACGAACGTGATGTTGCCTCTGGAAGGTTATTTCCACTCAGTCGCATGCAACTCGGACTTCCGTAACTTCACGGTGAACAATGACTTGCGGTACGTGGCATGGGACGACCCACCTCAGATGGAACCCCGGTTTCTAAACATTACACATTATGAGGAGATTGTGGAGAGCGGAGTGCCCTTTGCTAGGAAGTTCCGAGAGAAAGAGCATCTGTTGGACAGGATTGATGAGAAAATACTCCAGCGATGGCGTCACAGACCTGTTCCCGGAGCGTGGTGCACAGGCAGGAAGAGGTGGTTCAGCGATCCATGCTCCCAGTGGAGCAACGTCAACATCGTAAGACCCGGCCCCCAAGCCGAGAAGTTCCGCAGATACATGGACCGGATCCTGGAAGAATCCAAGTCAAGCAACAGCTCATGCGCGCAATAGCAGCACTGAACCGCGAGGCTGCATGCACTTTCCGGCAGTCGAGCGCGTCTCATTTTGCACAGATCGAGTGGCTCTCCACGTGTTCAGAACTCCGGCATTTCCGCCTCCCGTGGGAGCATTTTTGCTGCAGCTGGGTTGTGCGCACAGGGCCAAGGTGAGGGGCGTGCCTATTCTTTCAAGATTTTTTGGTGACTCTGATGGCTTCAAGTGCTCACTGCTCCCAGCATTGTTGGAGGCCAGGGAGCTTTCGGTGGGGGATTTTACCTGAGCTTGTAGGGAGTGTAATTAGTAGCGATCAGTCGAACGACCTTGTGAGGATGTTTATAGAACCTTTGGTGGAATTCTTGGTGCTCCCATACGGAATTGAATCGAGAGGCAGGCAAAAAAACATGAAGGGTGGGGAATTTTGTTGGCCTTGTGGTTGTGGATTGGTAGCTGTTGTGGTTTACAGAATGCTCACAGACTCTTTTTACTCCTCTCGAACTGCAGAGGAAGTTCCAAATTTCCCATGCATGATCTATCAACCACATTTGACATTTGGTTTCTCTTTTCCAATCTAATACTGTATGTGTATACATCTAACAAGTACTTCCTCTGTCCCTCCAAAAAAAAAAcaagtacttcctctgttcctaaatataagcccttttagagattCTATTACGcactacatatagagcaaaatgagtgaacctatactctaaaatatgtctatat is from Triticum aestivum cultivar Chinese Spring chromosome 3A, IWGSC CS RefSeq v2.1, whole genome shotgun sequence and encodes:
- the LOC123059865 gene encoding beta-glucuronosyltransferase GlcAT14A — its product is MGAADKWLLPLVSVSFVSLMLFLSALSGYSASSALFARLPPPSYVRRGAAAPPSFAYLLSGGRGDGRRLLRLLLAVYHPRNQYLLHLSADAPESERLELAAAVARAAPAITAFGNVDVVGRPAAGTPMGSSGLAATLRAAAALLRLDAEWDWFVTLSAADYPLLTQDDLVHVFSSVPRHLNFIDHTSDIGWKESQRVQPVIVDAGIYLAGRNQFFQSTEKRATPDGFKFFTGSPWVILNRRFIEYCIFGWENLPRTLLMYFTNVMLPLEGYFHSVACNSDFRNFTVNNDLRYVAWDDPPQMEPRFLNITHYEEIVESGVPFARKFREKEHLLDRIDEKILQRWRHRPVPGAWCTGRKRWFSDPCSQWSNVNIVRPGPQAEKFRRYMDRILEESKSSNSSCAQ